CCGCGGCCGCGAGGTCGCTGCTCCGATATCGGCTCTTCTTGGTCGGGCTGCTCGGCAAATCGTTGAGCGTCCGCCATCCGCCTAAAGGCAGCGGCAAGACCCACCTTGCGGAATCGGGCCGGATGTCGGTTTACTAACGCCGGCTCGGCGCGTGCTCCCATAGCTCAAATGGATAGAGCAGCGGTTTCCTAAACCGTTGATCCAGGTTCAATTCCTGGTGGGAGTACCACTCCGGATTCCCCAGGGCCGGGTACCAGCGAGGGATGGCTCGGGCGGGTTTCAAAAGCGTCATGAGCGCCCTCGGCCCGTGCATCCCGGAGTTGTGGGGAAAGCGGCGAACTTCGCCAGGCATCGCTTCGGAGGGCCGAGTTCCACGAGGCCGCAGCGGAGTGGAGCGCTGGGTTGTGGACTCGCGGAGCTCGTCCCTCCGATTCGCTGCCTCCTCACCCACAACTCCGGGAGGCACCGCGTGGCTGGGTCCTCCCACCCGCGGCTTTACTCCCGCTCCAGGACTGTCAGGGTGCCTCCGTTCCCAACACCAATCGCCCGTCAGGGTCCTTCCCCATGGAATCCGAACACCGCACGCTCTCCCGCCGACGCTTCCTCAGTACGACCGCCACCGGTTCCCTGGCGGTGGGAACCCTGATCGCCGGAAATGCCCCCGCCAGCTACGCGGCCGAGACCGCCAGGCCCGCCCTCCTCGGCGGCACCCCGGTCCATAAGGGCGGCTGGGCCCGCTGGCCCCAGTGGCAGGCGGACTGGGAACCCGAACTGCTGGATGTCTTCCGCAGCGGCCGCTGGTTCCGCGGGGCCGGCGGATGGGTCGCCGAGTTCGAGACCCGCTACGCCAGCCTGCTGGGCGCCAGCTCCTGCCTCGCCACCTCGAGCGGCACCACCGCGTTGATCGTCAGCCTGAATGCCATGGACGTCGATGCCGGGGACGAGGTGATCGTCTCGCCGTACACCTTCATCGCGACCTACAACGCCATCCTCAACCGCAAGGCCCTGCCGGTGTTCGCAGACACCGACCCGGCCACCCTGACGCTCGATCCCGCCACCCTGGAGGCGCGCATCACCGATCGGACCCGGGCCATCCTGCCGGTGCACATCTTCGGGATGCCCTGCGACATGGACGCCATCAATGCGGTGGCCCGGAAGCATCAACTCGCGGTCGTCGAGGACGCCTGCCAGGCGTGGATGGCCGAATACCGGGGTCGCAAGTGCGGTACCCTCGGCGATCTGGGGTGCTTCAGCTTTCAGGAATCCAAACATCTTCCCTCCGGCGAAGGCGGCGCCGTCACCGGGATGAATGCAGCACTGGTGGACCGTTGCCACTCCTTCCATAACTGCGGCCGGGCCTTCGGCAGTCATCAGGGGAACGGCTACTTCACCCGTGGCGAAAACTACCGTCTCACCCAGATCCAGGCCCGCCTGCTGCTGCTGCAGATCGACAAGCTGGCCCGCGAAACTGCCATCCGGCAGGCACGCGCGGACCAGTTGACCCGCGGCCTGCAGGGGTTGCCGGGCATCACGACGGTGCGCCTGCCTTCGGACAGCCGTGCGGTCTGGCACCTTTACCCGTTCCGATATGATCCGGCCCGGTTCGGAAGTCTGACCCGCGACCAGTTCCTGCGAGCCCTTTCGGCCGAGGGGATCCCATGCAGCGCGGTGTACCACGAGCAGTACCACGACGGGCTGCTGGACGAGGCCATCGCCTCCCGCGGATTCCAACGCCTGT
This portion of the Verrucomicrobiia bacterium genome encodes:
- a CDS encoding DegT/DnrJ/EryC1/StrS family aminotransferase — encoded protein: MESEHRTLSRRRFLSTTATGSLAVGTLIAGNAPASYAAETARPALLGGTPVHKGGWARWPQWQADWEPELLDVFRSGRWFRGAGGWVAEFETRYASLLGASSCLATSSGTTALIVSLNAMDVDAGDEVIVSPYTFIATYNAILNRKALPVFADTDPATLTLDPATLEARITDRTRAILPVHIFGMPCDMDAINAVARKHQLAVVEDACQAWMAEYRGRKCGTLGDLGCFSFQESKHLPSGEGGAVTGMNAALVDRCHSFHNCGRAFGSHQGNGYFTRGENYRLTQIQARLLLLQIDKLARETAIRQARADQLTRGLQGLPGITTVRLPSDSRAVWHLYPFRYDPARFGSLTRDQFLRALSAEGIPCSAVYHEQYHDGLLDEAIASRGFQRLWSRERLKAYRDSFHELKGNRQVCQTTVAIPQTVLLAEPDHLDRIPEAIRRIHAHAPAIARALG